The stretch of DNA GAGGACGAGGGCGGAGAGAACGACTCTTCGGGCGAGTCTCATGCGTGTCTCCTGTGTGAGAGAGAGGCCGATCGAGATGGGGGGCTGGACAGGCCTCTTCGAACGCAACCGATGTGCCCGAGTGTCGACCGGACGCAAGGCGTTCGTCCCACGAGAGATGACGGGAGATCCGGTCCGTTCGGTGGAGCACGCCTGCTGCGGCGAAATGCCGCATGTGCCGCGTTCGACGGCACCTCGTCACTCGGATCGACTGGAATCGCTCTTCTCCGCCGCGAGCTTGCGCGCCAAGGTGCCCCGGTCGATGCCGAGGATGCGCGCCGCCTGGCTCTGATTGCCCGCCACGCGCTCGAGGACTTCCCGGATGTGGCGCATCTCGAGGACGCGCAGAGAGCTGGCCGCGCGCGGCACGGAGCCCTGAGACCTCAGCGCGCGTGGAAAGTGCTCGGGCCGAATCGCTCCGGCTCCGGCCATCACCGCGGCGGCGCGGAGCACGTTCCGGAGCTCGCGGACATTGCCCGGCCACGGATAGCTCACCAGCCGGTCCATGGCCGCGGGATCGATGCGAGGGGGCGAACCGGATTCGCGCGCCAGCTCGTCGATGAAGTGGCGAACCAGCGTTGGAATGTCTCCGGGCCGCTCTCGCAGCGGCGGCAGGACGATCTCCAGCTGCCGCAGGCGGTAGTAGAGGTCGGCGCGAAACGTGCCGGCTTCCACCTGGGGAGCAAGGTCGACGGCGCTGGCCGCGATCACTCGGACGTCGACCGATCGCGAAAGGCTCGTGCCGATTCGCTCGACCCGTCCGCCCTCGAGAACACGCAGCAGCTTGGCCTGAAGGCAGGCGGGGAAGCTGTCGACCTCGTCGAGGAAGAGCGTTCCGGTATCGGCCTGCTCGAACAGACCCGGGTGCTCGCTGGCGGCTCCGGTGAACGCGCCGCGCGCGTGACCGAGGAAGATGGACTCCGCCAGATCGATTGGTGTCGCGGCCATGTTGTGGGCCACGAAAGCCCGCTGCTTGCGCTGGGACTGCGCGTGAATGGCACGGGCCAGCAACTCCTTGCCGGTCCCGGTTTCGCCGATGATCAGGACCGCCTCCTGACTCCGCGCCACCGCCGGAATCAGGCGACGAACCAGCTGGATGGGAGGGGAGCACCCCACCAGGCCGAATTGGCTCTCGGCCGTCGGTTCGAGCGGGAGCGGGCGACCGGCGCAAACTCTCTCGATGGCGCAGGCGATGTCCTTGGCGCATGCCGGCTTCACCAGGAAGTCGCACGCGCCGAGCCGCATGGCCTCCACCGCGGGCCGCGCA from Candidatus Eisenbacteria bacterium encodes:
- a CDS encoding sigma-54 dependent transcriptional regulator, which encodes MKVLLVDDDPAALGYASALLRDDHELTTCGSGVEALAQLETGSFDVVLTDLRMPPPDGIEILRTARELDPPVPVILLTAVNDARPAVEAMRLGACDFLVKPACAKDIACAIERVCAGRPLPLEPTAESQFGLVGCSPPIQLVRRLIPAVARSQEAVLIIGETGTGKELLARAIHAQSQRKQRAFVAHNMAATPIDLAESIFLGHARGAFTGAASEHPGLFEQADTGTLFLDEVDSFPACLQAKLLRVLEGGRVERIGTSLSRSVDVRVIAASAVDLAPQVEAGTFRADLYYRLRQLEIVLPPLRERPGDIPTLVRHFIDELARESGSPPRIDPAAMDRLVSYPWPGNVRELRNVLRAAAVMAGAGAIRPEHFPRALRSQGSVPRAASSLRVLEMRHIREVLERVAGNQSQAARILGIDRGTLARKLAAEKSDSSRSE